The Pimelobacter simplex genomic sequence TCGTCCTGAGCTTGAGATCGCGCTCCTCGCGGCCTCGCTCCTTCGCTGCGACGCCTTGGAGCTCTGAAATCCAAGCGCGCGGGTCCTTGCCCAGCGCCATGGCAATCCGGACGAGCTGCTCGACATGGACCAACCGAGGCTCCGACGTCCTGGAGAGCAGGTTGGCCAGCGTGCTTCGAGGAATCCCGGAGTCCTCGGCGAGCATCTGCTGGGTGACCCCCGAGGACTTGTCGAACGCATCCCGAATGAGCTCGAGAGCGCGCAAGTTGACCGCTCGGCCCGCCTGTTCCTTTTGTCCCATGTCGGGACAGTATCCCATTCTGAACATCGAGGGCTAGATCCCTTGCGCGATGTCCCATTCTGAACTAGCGTTCCCACTGTGTCCCATTCTGAACTCGACCTTCGTGAGGCAACCGCCGGCGAGGTCCGCGCCGCCAGGGCCAGGAAGCAGATCTCGCTGGATGTGCTCAGCGAATCGTGCGGGATCGCGAAGTCGACCCTGTCCGCGAAGCTCCGGGGCCTGACCGACTTCACCGTGCCGGAGCTGATCGACATCGCGATGGCGCTCGGCGTCTCGGCGGCCGATCTCCTCCCGCCCGCGGCTGCCGAGGACGCCGCATGAGCACGGGCCCTGACAACGCTCGCATCAGCCTGCAGGACGCAGCCAGCGTCCTCGGCGCCTCGGTGAAGACGGTCCGACGGTGCATCGCGGACGGGTCGCTGCCCGCTGAGCGGATCAAGGGCTCGCACCTGATCCGGGTAAAACGATCCGATGTCGAAGCGTTGCTGACGCCGGTGCCGACCGTCGATCGCTCGGGTGCGTCATGAACACGGCTACTCCCCCGCGCCTGGGTCGCGCGACTTTGCTCGTGTCGGCTGGTGTTGTGCTCGGTGTCGCGGCCACGCGTCGCGCGCGCCGCGTGGTCCGGTTGAAGCAGAAGCAGTACGGGCTCCACGAGGGCCTGGCGAAGCTCGACGGCCTCGGGGAGCATCTCGATGCTCTCCTAACCCGGCCCGCCCCTGAAGGGCTGGTGGACGCATGAAGAATCTCGCGCCCTTCGTGTTCGCCATCGTGCTGCTGGTCGGCTCTTTCGCTCTACTCGCGTACGGGCGGAAGCAGGAGGTCGGAAAGCACGACCGAGACCAGAACAGTCAGACCTCCGATCGTCGAGTACAGCGCGACGGACCCCGCGAACCCATGGACGCCGTTGTCGAGCCCAAGGAAGGCGATCAGCCATCCAGCGAGCAGCGCGACCAGGCCAAGGGCATTGATCCAGCGAGCCAGCGCGATGAGCCGGCGGTTCGGAGCGAACCGCTGCTCGACCGTGAAGGCAAGAAGCAGAACCGGGATCGTCTGGGCGATGACCGAGCACTGGGCGGCGCTGAGTTCCATCCGCGCAGCGTAGGCCCGAACAGGACGAACGCATGAGCGCCCCGATCCCCGCTCTGCGCGTCCTGGCGGCGGTCGCGAACGGCGCGGTGCTCGTCGGTCGTCCTCACGGTGTCGTGCACGTCCACCACGGCGACCTGACCCGCAGTGGCCGCGCGGTCCCGGCGGCGTGCCGCCCGGTCTGCGGGATCCGGTCCCGCCGGTTGCGGGTGTTCATCGACGCCACCCAGGTCGGCCGGCTGGTCGGGTTCACGACCACCACCGGGGACGACCTCACGATCCTCACCCGCGGCGGTGCCCGGCGTCTGTGCCGCACCTGCACCGCCATGCTCCCGGCCCGTCTGGGGGGCGGGTCGGGAGCGCTGGTGTCGAGGGAGGACTGGCTGTCGGCGTACGGCGACCTCACCACCGCGGACCTCCTGGTCTCCGCAGCTTGGGCCCGGACGGTCGACGAGACCCACCAGGTCCAGTTCGTCGCCCAGATGCTGTTCGGGAGCCGCCACCAGGCGCCCGAGGTGCACACCGCGATCGAGGACCGCCGCAAGGTCCTGGTCGCCGCGACCCGCACCAGCGAAGAGGTTGCCGCGAACCGGGCGTACCGGGTCGCGGAGGACCACAACCGCCGCCTCATCGCGACCGCGCGGCGCCACCAAGACCTGGTCGAGCGGGCGCAGCGCAAGCGCCGCCATGGCCGGTACCTGATGCCCCACGAGCGCGAGGCCCTCGCGACCGGCTGAGCCCCAGCCCCCCTCCTCACCGCACGTCCCTGCAAACGCAGCGGCGTCTCCGACCCAACGCCTGGCAGCAGCGGTCGGAGACGCCACCAACACCAAGGAGTGTCCCATGAACAGCAGGTTCTTCCGCAGGATACGGCCGGCCAAGCCGAGCCCGCAGCCGGAGTTCGTCCACCAGCACCCGCCGGCGGTGAAGGTCGGCGGCCACAACGGGGACCCGGTCTTCTACCGCAAGCCGGCCGGGATGACGGCGTACATCGGGCCGGACCCTGCCCGACGCGCTCTCCCGGGAAAGGCCCGGCGCCGCGCCCGGAAGGCCGCCCGGGCGGGGGCCCGTCGATGACCGGGTACCTCGAGAACCTCATCGTCGCTGGCGGCGCTGTGCTCCCGCTGCTGTTGTTCGCCGCCCTGTGCTTCGCGATCGCGCTGGGGCTCCGCGCCGCCAACGACCGGGACGACGCCCGCGAGGACGTCCGGGACCTGATGCGCCGCAACGCCGAGCTGCGCGCCGAGAACGACCGCCTGCTCGGCATCGCCCGTCGCCGAGCACCGATCGTGGTCGGCCCGGAGCGGAGGTCGAAGTCGTGACCCACCTCGCCTTCGGCTACGGCCGCCTGATCAACCGGCCGTCCGCCGCGCCTACGCCGGACGACGTCGCCACCGCCGTTCTCACCGCGGCCGTCACCAAGGCGAAGGAGCTCGTGAGGTCCAACCTCGGCGCGGCGGCCCGCAACGTCCTGAACGACGCCATCCGTACCGCCAACACCGTCCTGGAGGTGGCCTGACATGGCCGATCCCGTGATCACCGGCTGCATCCAGAACACCCGCGCCGCAGCCCTGGTGCTCGCCCACGCCGAGACGGTCGGGCTGCCGGACCCGATGAGCGTCGCGGTCGCGCGGCAGTACGACAACGAGGTCTCCCGCAACGCGCCGCGGATCCGGTTCCAGTTCAAGACGGCCGACGACCTCCAGACGTGGGCCGACTACCTCGGTGCCGAGGTGCGGTCACTCCCGTCGTACGCCTCCGCTTTCGGTGGGAAGGCGATCGCCAGCGTCTGGCACCACGACGCCGTGACGGAGTGGCTCGACGTCCCCCTCGCGCTCACCGCGGTCACCGAGCACCCCATCCGGTCCCTGGCGGTGGTCCCGTGACCAGGGTCGTGATCGACACCCCGATCTCGGAGGAGACCGCCGCCGCGATCGCGACGGGCTGGGCCGAGTACCGCGCCGCCACCGAGGCCAACGGTCCCAGCGACGAGTGGGACAACCGCGTCATCAACCAGGTCATCCGCCA encodes the following:
- a CDS encoding helix-turn-helix domain-containing protein; this encodes MSTGPDNARISLQDAASVLGASVKTVRRCIADGSLPAERIKGSHLIRVKRSDVEALLTPVPTVDRSGAS
- a CDS encoding helix-turn-helix domain-containing protein, with the protein product MSHSELDLREATAGEVRAARARKQISLDVLSESCGIAKSTLSAKLRGLTDFTVPELIDIAMALGVSAADLLPPAAAEDAA
- a CDS encoding helix-turn-helix domain-containing protein encodes the protein MFRMGYCPDMGQKEQAGRAVNLRALELIRDAFDKSSGVTQQMLAEDSGIPRSTLANLLSRTSEPRLVHVEQLVRIAMALGKDPRAWISELQGVAAKERGREERDLKLRTTAGRALSQREGTRTPRGGAPRS